A genomic stretch from candidate division WOR-3 bacterium includes:
- a CDS encoding adenosine monophosphate-protein transferase has product MNLESVDIVRPNDANVVIGQSHFIKTVEDIHELMVTSVPGMRFGLAFNEAS; this is encoded by the coding sequence GTGAATCTTGAGAGCGTTGACATAGTACGGCCCAATGACGCCAACGTCGTAATCGGCCAGTCCCACTTCATAAAGACGGTCGAAGATATCCACGAACTGATGGTGACTTCGGTACCCGGGATGAGATTCGGGCTGGCATTCAACGAGGCCTCAG